The proteins below are encoded in one region of Natronobacterium texcoconense:
- a CDS encoding DUF7577 domain-containing protein, whose protein sequence is MELWGWLIGYLALFALLHLILYYVYVRRGDGDGASSPSFADPNRASSPSSSGSDRYPHAHDREDPGPPEERELDGETIRCPHCGAENAADQTFTYCWHCISTLRR, encoded by the coding sequence ATGGAGCTCTGGGGATGGCTCATCGGCTACCTGGCGCTGTTTGCCCTCCTCCACCTGATACTGTACTACGTCTACGTCCGTCGTGGCGACGGCGACGGCGCGAGTTCGCCGTCGTTCGCCGATCCCAACAGGGCGAGTTCACCGTCGTCGTCCGGCTCGGACCGGTATCCACACGCCCACGACCGCGAGGACCCTGGCCCGCCCGAGGAACGGGAACTCGACGGCGAGACGATCCGCTGCCCACACTGCGGCGCGGAAAACGCCGCCGACCAGACGTTTACCTACTGCTGGCACTGCATCTCGACGC